The region TTAAGGGGTTCATCGAGAACTATGGTGCCGATATGGATATCCGTTATCTGCTGGAGCCGGTTCAAGGGCTGTCTGCAGCCCGGAACACAGGAATTCTGGCTTCCAAATCGCAGCTCATCGCCTTCCTGGATGATGATGCGATCCCTTGCCGGACCTGGATTACAACCATTGTGAACACCTTTGCGGATAAGCCGGAGGTGATGGCGATGGGCGGCAAGATTGCTCCGATCTTCGAGAGCAAGCGTCCGGATTGGCTGATCAAGCCGTTCGAGCTTCCGTATACGATTGTCGATCTGGGGAACCGGATCAAGGAGTATCCGAAGCGGCTTCACCCTTGCGGTGCCAATATGGCGATGCGCAAGCCGGTGTTCGATATCAGCCTGTTCCCTCTGGAGCTGGGCCGCAAGGGCGATTCGCTGCTATCGGGTGAAGAGACCTGGCTGTTCAGCCAGCTGCAGCAGGAAGGGCATTCGATTCTCTATCATCCTGAGATGGCCGTCGATCATTTCGTTCCGGCGAACCGGCTGACGGAGGACTGGATCATGAAGCGGTATTACAGCCAAGGGATATCGAACGCTATGAAGAGTGAAGGAATGAAAGGGCATCTGCTGCTCCTGGGCAAGACAGGCGCCAAAGTGATCTACATCCTGGCAGATTCCATTCTATCCCGCAGTAAGGGAAGGAAGCTGCTGAATAAATGCCGGCTGGAGAGTATTCGCGGAACTCTCCATATGATTCTTAACCGGAAGAGGGAATCCGCAGCGGGGTGAGGGGAGGACGCGCGATGACCAATTTTGAGTGGGGCACCAAAATCAATAGTCTGCCATACGGAATGCTCTATCTCGTAACTGCACTGTTCCTCGGAACAGCCGTCATCTTCCAGCCGGTCATCGCAGTAGCAGCCGTATTCTTCATTCTGCTGCTGGTTGCCTCCCTGTCACGCCCCGAGCTGATCAGCTATTTCGTTCTGCTGACCACGGCGGTCTCGATTAACTTCTTGTACAGCGGGAGTATGTTCGGTATTGAGATCCTGTCGCTCTATAAGCTGGTTATTCTGATGCTGCTGGTGCCGTGTATCCTGGTCAATGGCCTCAGGTTCAAGCTTAGCCCTCCCTTATGGGCGATGCTGGCCCTGATTCTGCTCACCTTCAGCTTCTCCATCTGGCTGCCGGAGATGAGCACATCGATTGCGGTCAAAGCCTTCATCGGACTGTCTCTGCCCTTCGTACTTCTGCTGATCAACTGGAAGAAGGAGGTTGCCGAGAAGCAGATCCGGATCATTACCTTGCTGCCGCTGGTCAGCATGCTGATAGGCGTGGTGCTGCAAGCTGCGAATATACATTCACTGGTAGCCGTGGAGTTCACAGGTGCGGTTCGGGTGCAGGGGGCCAACATTCCGCCTCACCTGGCGATGCTGGCCTTCATGGGAGTAGCGATCGCGTTCATCGAGATCAAGCGCAGCACGCAGCATATCCGGTTCAATTACATCATGCTGGGGCTGAATTTCTTCATTTTGGTGATTACAGGCACGCGCGGGCCGATTCTTGCCCTGGTGCTGATGGTGCTCTATTACTTCTATGACATCTCCCGCGCTTTTCTGAAGGGCAAGAAGAAGTACCTGATCCCGCTGCTGTGCTCGCTGCTGGTCATCACCGCGGCGGTATATATGCAGCTCGACAACCTCAAGAAGCGCTCCTTCGAACGGACGACCGAGACGGGAATTGACCTGTCGGGGCGGGCGGAGGCCTGGGAGTACTTCCTGAACAAGGCGGCGGATTCGCCGCTTGCGGGACGGGGGCTTGGGGCAGTGACGGTGGCGAATGACGGAACGCTCTACGGAGGGTTCGTGGTTCCGCATAACGAATATATCCGCTTTTATTACGATGGGGGATACGTTGGGGCCATCCTGCTGCTGCTGTCCTTGCTCGCTGTGTTTCTTATGGTATACAGAGTTCTTTTGCCGGCGGTCAAACCTTATTATTTGCTCTTTATTGCAGCATTTCTGATCTATTCTTTCACGGATAACACGCTGTCGACGGTCCAATTCATCATCCCGTTCTGTTGGTACCTGAACTGCCTGTACCGATCTTCACAGCTGGCCGATTCCCCACAAAAAGAAGTGATACGATGAACCAAGTGAACATGTTCGATGTCAATTTCGATAACTATGATTTCATGGACCTGCTGGATTATATCGACAGAACCATTCAGGAGAGGAACCAGTCCTACATCCTGACCTGCAATGTCGATCATGTGATCAAGCTGCGCAAGGACAAAGAGTTCCGGGAAGTATACTCCGAAGCAGGTGCCGTAGTCGCGGACGGGATGCCGCTGATCTGGGCGTCCAAGATGCTCGGTAAGCCGCTGAAGCAAAAGGTGTCCGGCGCTGACCTGTTCAGCCGCCTGGGCAATGCGTTCGAGCAAAGGCAATACCGGTTGTTCTTCCTCGGTGCTGCCGAGGGTGTGGCGGAGCAGGCTACGAAGAATCTGAAGGCCGCCTTCCCTGGCATCAATGTAGTGGGCTGTTACTCTCCTTCCTACGGCTTTGAGCACAACGAAGAAGAGAATCAGCGGATTATCCAGATGCTGACCGAGAGCCAGCCCGACATTGTATTCGTAGGGGTAGGCGCACCAAAGCAGGAGAAGTGGATCTATCGCCACTATACCTCTTATCAGGCGCCGGTCTCGATTGGCGTGGGCGCAACCTTTGACTTTCTGTCAGGCTCGGTGAAGCGGGCCCCGGATTTCATGCAGAGAACCGGTATGGAATGGCTCTGGAGGCTTAGCCAGGAGCCGGGCCGGTTATGGAAAAGATACCTTGTCGACGATGCCCAGTTCCTGGTGCTGCTGCTCAAGGAGATGCGCAAACGGGGTAAGGTGAAGAACAGCAGTACGGATTGAAGAAAGCGGCGAAAGACGGGAGGCAGGGAATGAAGATGCTAAGCAGAGATGAGAATAGTCTGAATCTTCCATCGGCACAGGCCGTGAAGTCGGCTGTAATGATGACCTTGATCTGTATCTCGGCGCTGGCCCTGCCGCTTGCGATCGGCTTCGCCAGTGCGAACCTGAGCGCGTCGAATAGCCTGCAAGGCATCATTCTGGCAGGTATCCTCTTTCCGGCCTTGCTGCTGGCCCTGCTGAATACACGGATGCTCATCCCGTACACGCTGCTGATCTGGGCGGTTGCCCCGGAGCTGCGGCGGATTGCGGACTGGTACGAAGGCGTGTATCACTCCGTCTCCCTGCTCAGTCTGGCCCCGCTGCTGACCGGAGCGACCTTAGCTATTCCGGTGCTGCGGGAAATTCACCGGATTCGCAAGTCCTCCACCCGGATTATACTGTTGTTCTCCGTCGCACTGGCCTACGGCACATTGATCGGTCTGGCGAAGAACGGCATCGGCTCGGTATACGATCTGGCGAATTACATCGTACCGCTGCTGCTGATTCCTTTCTTCGCGGTCACGCCGTTTAAGCCGAAGGATATTGACCGGCTGCTGTACGCTTTTGCCAACATTGCCGTGCTGGTTGCGGTCTACGGGATCGTGCAGTATCTGACCGTTCCTCCCTGGGATGCCTTCTGGATGCGGAATGCCGATATGATGTCCATCGGGACTCCCTATCCGCTGGAGATCCGGGTCTTCTCGACCCTGAACTCTCCGGGCCCGGCAGCAACCTTCCTGGTCTTCGCTCTGGTGCCGATGATTCTGGAGAAAAGATGGCAGGGTACCCTGCGCTGGCTCGGTGTTCTGCTCGTAGTGGTCTGCCTGCTGACTACGCTCGTCCGGTCCGCCTGGCTGGTCCTGCTGGTGATGCTGCTGGTCTACATCGCTTCCTCTCCCTCCAAGGGTAAATGGAAGACGTTACTGCAGCTCGCCTTCGTGGCAGCCGCGCTGTTCTGGATCGTGCCGAAGCTCCCTGGAGCAGAGGGGCTGGTGGCCCGGATGGAGACCCTCACCTCGGTGCAGGAGGATCATTCCTACAATGAACGCCTCAGCCTCTGGACCAACATGCTGCCGATGGTGGCAGGCAATCCGGTAGGGCAGGGGATAGGCAGTGTAGGCCAGGGCACCAAGCTTGGCAACGGCGGAGAGCTGGGGGAATACGGCAATATGGATAACGGCTTCATCGCGCTGCTGCTGACCTTCGGCGTACTGGGCGCATTGTTCTTCTTCGGGGCACTCGGTGCGGTCATCAAGGAGATCGGCGCCAGAGTCACCCGCAGGAATGAACTTCAGCCTTACGCCAGACTGGCGCTGGCGGCGTGGATGGGAGCTGTAGCCAGCCTGATATCGGATAACGGCTTTCCCGGTCTTAAGGGGTATCTGATCTGGATGCTGATCGGACTTGGCCTCAGCGCCAAGGAGCTCACTCAAAGCAGAAAGAAGGGACTACCGCATGCAGCAGTCAAGCGCCAAATCACTACCCGCTAACCGGGTATGGTCCACCTTCCGGAGGTTCACGAAGAGTAAGGACAATAGCTCGGCTGCTGTCAAAACGATGTTCGTCAGCGTGCTGATCCTGCTGGTCAATATGCTGACCGGCGTACTGACCGCCCGTTATCTCGGCCCGTCAGGCCGGGGGGAGCAGACAGCGATGGTGAACTGGTCGCAGTTCCTGGCCTTCAGCATGAGCTTCGGCATTCCCTCGGCGCTGATCTACAACGCCAAGAAGAATCCGCAGGAAGCCGGGGTACTGTACCGGATCGCCCTGCTGATCGGACTGACGTTCGGAACCATTGCGATGACAGTCGGAATACTGGTGCTGCCTTATTGGCTCGGGTCGTTCAGTCATGAGGTAGTGGTCTTCGCCCAGTGGTCGATGATTCTCTGCCCGCTGATTGTGGTGTCGCAGATCAACAACGCGGCCTTCCAGTTCAGAGGGGATTACAAGACCTTCAACTGGATGCGGTACCTGGTGCCGCTGCTGACACTGGGAGCCATCGGAATTCTGATCCTGACCGGTTATATGAATCCTTATACAACTGCACTGGCTTATCTGGTTCCGTCGGTTCCGCTGTTCATCTGGATGACCATCCTGCTGCTGCGGACCTACAAGGTCAAGCTCCGGGATTCCTATCTTAATTTCAAAAGATTGTTCACCTATGGTCTGGGCTCCTACGGAAACGATCTGCTCGGACAATTCTCGGTATACATAGACCAGATCATCATTGCCGGATTACTGAGACCGGCAGATCTGGGGCTCTATGCGGTAGCGGTAAGCCTGTCGCGTATGGTGAATTTCTTCGCGAATTCGATCACGGTGGTGCTGTTCCCGAAGGCCTCCGAGATGTCGAAGGATGAAGCGGTTGCCCTTACCTTCAAGGCTTTCCGGATCAGTACTACCTGTACTCTGCTTGGAGCAGTGTTCCTGATGCTGGTAGCGCCTTTTGTCATCCCGCTGCTCTACGGCAAGGATTTCAACACCGCGCTAACCGTGTTCCGCCTGCTGCTGCTGGAAGTAACCATCAGCGGCGGGACGCTGATTCTGGCTCAGGTGTTCATGGCGCTGGGCAAGCCGAAGTTCGTATCTATCCTGCAGGGGGTCGGCCTGATCCTGGTGATTCCGCTGCTCTTCCTGCTGGTGCCGAAGTTCGGATTGTTCGGAGCCGGGGTGGCTATGCTCTCATCAGCTGTGCTGCGGTTCCTGTTCATTATTCTCAATATCAGGTACAACCTGAAGGTTAAGCTTCCGCGGTTGCTCATTAACGCCCAGGACCTTCAGTGGATGAAGACGACGATGAATTCGTATATTCGTAAGAAGCCTATGGATGTGTAGGCAGTTAAGGGTTCGATTCAAGCGTTTTGAGTAATCTCAAATGTTTTGTATTTGATTCAGCGAGCCGAGAACACGAGGTGAGCCCCTTATCTGCTTAAAAAACCATGGGATGGTGTTGGAGAAGCGGAGGGGAAGTTTGGAGCTGTAGGAACGAAGTATCCGCCTTTGTTCTCTGATTTCACCCGCTAACAGCGGTCCAATCAAGGAAATCAGAGAACAACAGCGGCCAGAAGCCCAAACATTCCCCGCAGCGACGACACACACCAGACCATATAAGGAGGATACCTATCATGGATTCAGTAACAAGCGTGCTTGGCGGCCGGGGCAGTTACCCGATCTCGGCAGTCATCATTGCCCAGGACGATGAAGTTCGGATATCCAAAGCGATTCAGTCCTGCCGGTTATTCGCCGATGAGGTGGTTGTAATCGACGGAGGAAGCAAAGACGGGACCGTAGGGCTATCCGAGAGCCTGGGATGCCGGGTGTATGTCAACCCATGGCCCGGATATGCGAAGCAAAGGGAATTCGGAGTGGAACGTGCCATCCATGATTGGGTCTTCCTGATTGATACCGACGAAGTGGTCAGCGAGGAGCTGGCCCGGGATATCCTGGAGCGCAAGCCGGGACTGACCGATGCTACGGTGGCGTTCTCGCTGTACCGGATTGGCGATTTCCTCGGCAAATGGCTGGATAAAGGCGAGTACCTGGTGCGGCTGTATAACCGCAAGGAATACGGTATCCGCAACTCTCTGGTGCATGAGATGCCCGAGGTGTCCGAGGAGCGGACGGTGAAGCTGAACGGAACGCTGTGGCATCAAGGCTTCCGCAGCATCAACGACCATGTCGCCCGGTTCAACAAATACACCGATCTGGAAGCAGAGAGCGCGTTCGCCAGCGGCAAGCCGTTCAAGCTGAGCCACCTGCTGCTGCGTCCGCCGGCACGGTTCCTGCAGAAGTATTTCCTGCATGGCCTGTTCAAGAAAGGCATCTCGGGCTTCGCAGTATCCGTCTTCTGGGTGATGTATGAATTCATGGTCGGCTTCAAGCATTACGAATTGCACAGCGCAGGCAGGCTGGCCCGGCACAACGAAGCAGGCCAGGCCGAGAAGGAGAACAAGGGGGAGAGAAGCTATGTCGTACAATGACGGACTCAACATTATGACGACCGGCCTCAGCTGGCCCTCGTTACAGCCCGGAGGACTGAACACCTATTTCAAATCCGTGTGTGAACAGCTCTCTTCACGGAACCGGGTGCATGCCCTGATTTGCAGCCAAGAAACGCCGGAGACGCCGCAGGAACTGATCATCCACAATGCCGGTGATCCGAAGGAGACGATCTGGAAGCGCAAGGATGCCTTCCAGCGCAAGGCGGCCTCCCTGATGGGGGATGGCAGCGGGCGGATTGATATCCTCTACACCCACTTCGCGCCTTACGGCATCGGGCCGGCGATTGAAGCGAAGAAACGCGGAATTCCGGTGGTGATGACCTTCCACGGCCCCTGGAACGAAGAGATGAAGATCGAAGGTCAAGGCATCAAGCATAAGGTCAAAACAACGATTGCCAAATCGATAGAACATAAGGCTTACAAGCTGGCCGACAAATTCATCGTCCTCAGCGATTACTTCCGTAACCTGCTGCACGAACTGCACGGTGTACCGCTGCACAAGATTACGGTCATTCCGGGAGCGGCGAATGTCGAGCGGTTCACCCCCGCCCCGAACCGGCTGGCGGTCCGCCGGACGCTGAATCTGCCGGAAGGCGCAACCACGGTCCTGACGGTCCGCAGACTGATGAACCGGATGGGGCTGCTGCAGCTGCTGGAAGCCTGGAAGCAGGTGGCGGAGCGGTTCCCGAACGCGATTCTGCTGATCGGGGGCAAGGGCCCGCTGCGCGGGGAGCTGGAAGAGCGGATCGCTGATTATGGGCTGGGCAACAAGGTCCGCCTGCTCGGCTACATTCCCGATCATGAGCTGGCCTCCTATTATCAGGCAGCGGATATGTTCGTTGTTCCTTCCCAGGCGCTGGAAGGCTTCGGCCTGATCACCGTTGAGGCTTTGGCCTCGGGGCTGCCGGTGATGGCTACGCCGGTCGGCGGCAACAAGGAGATCCTCCAGGGCTTCCGGCCAGAGCTGCTGTTCAAGAGTGCAGCCAGCGAGGATATGGCGGAAGGCATGATTCATATGTTGAGCAACCGAAAGCTGCTGCCGGGCCGGGACGAATGCCGGAATCATGTGCTGGAGAAGTATACCTGGCAGCATGTGGGCGACAGGATTGAGTCTGTATTCCTCGAAACCTTGGGAAAGGGTGTGAGCGTAGGATGATCAAAGTCGCTTATATCGACCACACCGCCAAATGGAGCGGGGGCGAGGTCGCCCTGTTCAACATCCTCACCAACATCGGTGAGCAGATTGAGCCGCTGGTGATCCTGGCGGAGGAAGGCACGCTGGCGGAACGTCTGCGGGAGAAGGGCATCGATGTCCGCATTATCCCGCTGGATGAGAGCATCCGCAGCCGCGGCCGCAATACCGTGAACCTCGGGGCTCCGGCGGCTGCGATGAAGCTGCTGGCTTACGGACGCAAGCTGGCTCCGCTGCTGAAGGAGGAGAAGGTGGATTGTGTGCATACCAATTCCCTGAAATCGGCCTTTTACGGAGCCGTCGCCGCCAAAAAAGCAGGTGTGCCGCTGATCTGGCACATCCGGGACCACATCGGGGCGCCTTATCTGAAGCCGGTTGTCGCCAAGGCGATCCGGCTGCTGTCACGCCTGCTGCCGAACGGGGTCATTGCCAATTCCCACTCCACGCTGAATGCCCTGGAGCTGCCGCGCTCGAAGAAGACGCTGGTCGTCTACTCGGCCTTCGCCAAGGCCATCGGCGAAGGAATCGGCCGGCGGGAGCGGAAGGACTTCAACGTCCTGCTGGTCGGGCGGCTCGCCCACTGGAAAGGCCAGCATATTGTGCTGGAAGCGGCCAAGGCCTTCAAGCAGGACAGCCGCGTGAAATTCTGGCTGGCCGGTGACGCCCTGTTCGGGGAGGAAGAATACAAACAGGAATTAATCAAGCAGATGCAGCAAGATGACATCACCAATGTCAGCCTGCTGGGTCATGTGGATGATATACAAGGACTCATGAACCAAGCGGATTTATTGATTCATACGTCGATCACTCCTGAGCCGTTCGGCCAGGTCATCGTCGAAGGCATGGCGGCCGGACTTCCGGTGATTGCCTCCAATGAAGGCGGACCGGTAGAGATCGTAGTTCCTGGTGAGACAGGACTGCTGATCCAGCCCGGAGATGCTACTGTACTTGCAGACTCCATCACCTGGATGCTGAACCATCCCGAAGAGCGTAGACGGATGGCGGACAATGGAATGAGACGGGTGAAAGAGCATTTTGTCATCGAGAACACGGTCAAGGATATTGTCGCTTACTACAAAGGTCTGCTGGCAGTTACCTGACCTTCCCGCTCCATAATGCTTAAGGCTTGCATCATATCTGTCTCTAGCCATGCGTGTACTGCTTAATGATGCTGCTCCATAAAACTTTGAGGATGATTCACATGAAAATTGCGATCGCGCACGATTATTTAATCCAGATGGGCGGGGCGGAACGGGTGGTGGAGGTTTTTCATCACATGTATCCGGAAGCTCCGATCTTCACAACGGTTTTTAACGGAAGCCGCCTGACCGATAACCTCAAAGATGCCGATATCCGGGCCTCCTGGCTGCAGAAGATTCCGGGAGTGAAGCGTAACTTCAAAGGGGTGCTCCCGCTCTACCCCATGGCTGTCCGCGATTTGGACTTCAGCGGGTATGATATCGTTCTTAGCTCCAGCAGTGCTTTTATGAAAAGCATCCAGGTGCCCGAATCCACCTTCCACCTGTGCTACTGTCATACGCCGATGCGTTTCGCCTGGGACTATGACACGTACATGGAGCGGCAATCGAATTCAGGTTTATTCAAAAGACTGCTCAAGGTGTATATGCAGCGGCTCAAGAACTGGGACCAGCGCACCTCCAAAAATGTGAACCAGTTCGTCGCCAACTCCTCCGTCGTGAAGACGCGGATTCAGAATTATTACCACCGCGATTCCGATGTGATTTTCCCGCCGATCAATACGGCCCGCTTCACCAGCTCCCCGAGCATTGGAGATTATTATCTGATTGTCTCGCGGCTGGTCTCCTACAAGCGGATTGATCTGGCGGTGGAGGCGTTCAACCGTAACGGGCTTAAGCTGTATATTGTCGGGGACGGACCGGACCGTAAGCGTCTGGAAGGCATGGCCAAAGGGAATGTATCGTTTCTGGGCCGGCTGGAGGATGAGGAAGTCACAGGGCTGATGTCCCAGTGCCGGGCGTTTGTTTTTCCCGGGGAAGAGGATTTCGGCATCACGCCGCTGGAGGCGAATGCTGCTGGAAGACCGGTCATTGCCTATCAGGCCGGGGGAGCGCTGGACACGATTATTCCATACGTTAACGGCGTGTTTTTCCAGCACCAGGAAGTTGATGATTTGCTTAAGGCCATTGATGAGGTGGAGTCCTATGCGTGGGATATCGACCAGATTATGGGCCATGCACGCAAATTCGATGAGCAGGCGTTTATGGTTCAGTTCAAGCAGTATGTAGAACAGGCCTACGTCAATTTCCTAAAAGGAGGATGAAAGTATGAAACTCGCAGTGATTGGTACCGGCTATGTAGGACTTGTATCAGGCGTATGCTTTACCCTAAATGGAAATCATGTCATCTGTGTGGATAAGGATGAGGAGAAAATCAATAAGCTGAACCGGATGGAATCTCCCATCTATGAGCCGGGCATTGAGGCCCTGATCGAAATGAATCTGCGCGAGGGCCGGCTGAGCTTCTCGTCCGATCTTCAGGAGTCGGTCCGCCGCTCCGATATCGTCATTCTTGCCGTGGGTACACCTTCCTTGCCGGGCGGCGAAGCCGACCTGAGATATATTGAAGGAGCGGCTGCTGAGATTGCACAGGCGATGGAAGGCTACAAGATTATTATGACCAAGTCGACCGTCCCTGTTGGCACTAATGAGCGTATCCGCCAGCTGATCTCCTCCCTCACGAATCATCCCTTCGATATCGTCTCTGCGCCTGAATTCCTCCGTGAAGGCTCTGCCATCCGCGACACGCTTCATCCCGACCGGATCGTCATCGGACTGGATAATCCGGCCCTTGAGCCAACGATGCGCGAGCTTCATCAGGGCTTCACAGAGAATGTATTCGTCACGGATATCCGCAGCGCCGAGATGATCAAATATGCCTCGAATGCTTTTCTGGCGACAAAGATCTCCTTCATTAATGAGATTGCCAACATTTGCGAAAAGGTAGGAGCAGATGTCACCGAAGTCGCAGGCGGCATGGGGATGGACCAGAGAATCGGTTCGACCTTCCTGCAGGCCGGTATCGGTTATGGCGGCTCCTGCTTCCCGAAGGACACCAATGCGTTGATCCAGATTGCCGGTAACGTGGATTATGAGTTCAAGCTGCTCAAATCCGTCGTTGAAGTCAATAAAGGCCAGCGCTTCATGATTATCTCCAAGCTGCATGAATCGCTTGGCAGCCTGCGCGGCGCGGTCATCGGCATCTGGGGGCTTGCCTTCAAGCCCAATACCGATGATGTCCGCGAGGCCCCGGCCCGTGAGATTGTTGAGGCGCTGGTAGCCGAAGGCGCCATCGTGAAGCTGTATGATCCGATTGCGGCCGATAACTTCCGCAAGGAATACGATCACCCGCAGCTCCGCTGGTGCGGACTGGCGGAAGAGGCTGCCGAGGGCAGCGATGCTGTCTGCCTGCTGACCGACTGGAGCCAGTTCAAGGAGATCAACCTGCACCAGCTCGCCGGAACCATGCGCCGCCAGGTGCTGATCGACGGCCGCAACGTCTATAGCAAAGAGCAAATCGAAGGCACCGGCCTCGAGTACATCTCTGTCGGCCGCCCGCAGATGGGCGGGCTTAGCGGATTCTCCGCCAGCGTGGCTGGCGCGGTGTAAGGCCGGCTCAGCCTTGCTGAACGCGCCACGCCGGGGGTGGTCTGCGCGGTGAAATAAGAGGTATAAATCCCCTTGAATGCGCCGAAAGTGGGCTGCGCGGTGAAAAGAGAGGGATAAATCCCCTTGAATGCGCCGGAAGTGGGCTGCGCGTTGAAAAGAGAGGGATAAATCCCCTTTAATGCGCCGGAAGTGGGCTGTGCGTTGAAAAGAGAGGTATAAATCCCCTTTAATGCGCCGGAAGTGGGCTGCATGGTGAAATGAAGAGCATTAGTGCCCCTGATTTCTCGAATGTTGGCTAAATGAGCAAATGAAGAGCACAAGTGCCTGTACTTAAACTAACCAGCTTCTGCCGCCGCAAACTTATGCGGCGAGCCCTTGGCACAAGAGTCTTGAATTCCGGTCTTGAATTCCATTGTCTTGGATTCTCTTGTCCTATACTCTTGTTCTTTCCAGCCGCTAACTCAGCGGTGACGCCTTGGAACAAGCGGCACTTAAGAGTCTTTGAGCCTCTGAGCCTTTGAATCTTTCGCCGCTGGAACAATATAGCGGCAGCCCGGCCCCCTTGCCGCTACAACAAGCGGCAATACCCGGATC is a window of Paenibacillus sp. FSL H3-0469 DNA encoding:
- a CDS encoding glycosyltransferase family 2 protein, which translates into the protein MDSVTSVLGGRGSYPISAVIIAQDDEVRISKAIQSCRLFADEVVVIDGGSKDGTVGLSESLGCRVYVNPWPGYAKQREFGVERAIHDWVFLIDTDEVVSEELARDILERKPGLTDATVAFSLYRIGDFLGKWLDKGEYLVRLYNRKEYGIRNSLVHEMPEVSEERTVKLNGTLWHQGFRSINDHVARFNKYTDLEAESAFASGKPFKLSHLLLRPPARFLQKYFLHGLFKKGISGFAVSVFWVMYEFMVGFKHYELHSAGRLARHNEAGQAEKENKGERSYVVQ
- a CDS encoding oligosaccharide flippase family protein, with the protein product MQQSSAKSLPANRVWSTFRRFTKSKDNSSAAVKTMFVSVLILLVNMLTGVLTARYLGPSGRGEQTAMVNWSQFLAFSMSFGIPSALIYNAKKNPQEAGVLYRIALLIGLTFGTIAMTVGILVLPYWLGSFSHEVVVFAQWSMILCPLIVVSQINNAAFQFRGDYKTFNWMRYLVPLLTLGAIGILILTGYMNPYTTALAYLVPSVPLFIWMTILLLRTYKVKLRDSYLNFKRLFTYGLGSYGNDLLGQFSVYIDQIIIAGLLRPADLGLYAVAVSLSRMVNFFANSITVVLFPKASEMSKDEAVALTFKAFRISTTCTLLGAVFLMLVAPFVIPLLYGKDFNTALTVFRLLLLEVTISGGTLILAQVFMALGKPKFVSILQGVGLILVIPLLFLLVPKFGLFGAGVAMLSSAVLRFLFIILNIRYNLKVKLPRLLINAQDLQWMKTTMNSYIRKKPMDV
- a CDS encoding glycosyltransferase family 4 protein, which codes for MSYNDGLNIMTTGLSWPSLQPGGLNTYFKSVCEQLSSRNRVHALICSQETPETPQELIIHNAGDPKETIWKRKDAFQRKAASLMGDGSGRIDILYTHFAPYGIGPAIEAKKRGIPVVMTFHGPWNEEMKIEGQGIKHKVKTTIAKSIEHKAYKLADKFIVLSDYFRNLLHELHGVPLHKITVIPGAANVERFTPAPNRLAVRRTLNLPEGATTVLTVRRLMNRMGLLQLLEAWKQVAERFPNAILLIGGKGPLRGELEERIADYGLGNKVRLLGYIPDHELASYYQAADMFVVPSQALEGFGLITVEALASGLPVMATPVGGNKEILQGFRPELLFKSAASEDMAEGMIHMLSNRKLLPGRDECRNHVLEKYTWQHVGDRIESVFLETLGKGVSVG
- a CDS encoding WecB/TagA/CpsF family glycosyltransferase — encoded protein: MNQVNMFDVNFDNYDFMDLLDYIDRTIQERNQSYILTCNVDHVIKLRKDKEFREVYSEAGAVVADGMPLIWASKMLGKPLKQKVSGADLFSRLGNAFEQRQYRLFFLGAAEGVAEQATKNLKAAFPGINVVGCYSPSYGFEHNEEENQRIIQMLTESQPDIVFVGVGAPKQEKWIYRHYTSYQAPVSIGVGATFDFLSGSVKRAPDFMQRTGMEWLWRLSQEPGRLWKRYLVDDAQFLVLLLKEMRKRGKVKNSSTD
- a CDS encoding O-antigen ligase family protein; the protein is MMTLICISALALPLAIGFASANLSASNSLQGIILAGILFPALLLALLNTRMLIPYTLLIWAVAPELRRIADWYEGVYHSVSLLSLAPLLTGATLAIPVLREIHRIRKSSTRIILLFSVALAYGTLIGLAKNGIGSVYDLANYIVPLLLIPFFAVTPFKPKDIDRLLYAFANIAVLVAVYGIVQYLTVPPWDAFWMRNADMMSIGTPYPLEIRVFSTLNSPGPAATFLVFALVPMILEKRWQGTLRWLGVLLVVVCLLTTLVRSAWLVLLVMLLVYIASSPSKGKWKTLLQLAFVAAALFWIVPKLPGAEGLVARMETLTSVQEDHSYNERLSLWTNMLPMVAGNPVGQGIGSVGQGTKLGNGGELGEYGNMDNGFIALLLTFGVLGALFFFGALGAVIKEIGARVTRRNELQPYARLALAAWMGAVASLISDNGFPGLKGYLIWMLIGLGLSAKELTQSRKKGLPHAAVKRQITTR
- a CDS encoding O-antigen ligase family protein; this translates as MTNFEWGTKINSLPYGMLYLVTALFLGTAVIFQPVIAVAAVFFILLLVASLSRPELISYFVLLTTAVSINFLYSGSMFGIEILSLYKLVILMLLVPCILVNGLRFKLSPPLWAMLALILLTFSFSIWLPEMSTSIAVKAFIGLSLPFVLLLINWKKEVAEKQIRIITLLPLVSMLIGVVLQAANIHSLVAVEFTGAVRVQGANIPPHLAMLAFMGVAIAFIEIKRSTQHIRFNYIMLGLNFFILVITGTRGPILALVLMVLYYFYDISRAFLKGKKKYLIPLLCSLLVITAAVYMQLDNLKKRSFERTTETGIDLSGRAEAWEYFLNKAADSPLAGRGLGAVTVANDGTLYGGFVVPHNEYIRFYYDGGYVGAILLLLSLLAVFLMVYRVLLPAVKPYYLLFIAAFLIYSFTDNTLSTVQFIIPFCWYLNCLYRSSQLADSPQKEVIR
- a CDS encoding glycosyltransferase family 4 protein; this translates as MIKVAYIDHTAKWSGGEVALFNILTNIGEQIEPLVILAEEGTLAERLREKGIDVRIIPLDESIRSRGRNTVNLGAPAAAMKLLAYGRKLAPLLKEEKVDCVHTNSLKSAFYGAVAAKKAGVPLIWHIRDHIGAPYLKPVVAKAIRLLSRLLPNGVIANSHSTLNALELPRSKKTLVVYSAFAKAIGEGIGRRERKDFNVLLVGRLAHWKGQHIVLEAAKAFKQDSRVKFWLAGDALFGEEEYKQELIKQMQQDDITNVSLLGHVDDIQGLMNQADLLIHTSITPEPFGQVIVEGMAAGLPVIASNEGGPVEIVVPGETGLLIQPGDATVLADSITWMLNHPEERRRMADNGMRRVKEHFVIENTVKDIVAYYKGLLAVT
- a CDS encoding glycosyltransferase, translating into MFVHGTVPEISIIICTYNRSALLVKTLHSLLPLENLHQAEIIVVDNQSTDDTAAAIKGFIENYGADMDIRYLLEPVQGLSAARNTGILASKSQLIAFLDDDAIPCRTWITTIVNTFADKPEVMAMGGKIAPIFESKRPDWLIKPFELPYTIVDLGNRIKEYPKRLHPCGANMAMRKPVFDISLFPLELGRKGDSLLSGEETWLFSQLQQEGHSILYHPEMAVDHFVPANRLTEDWIMKRYYSQGISNAMKSEGMKGHLLLLGKTGAKVIYILADSILSRSKGRKLLNKCRLESIRGTLHMILNRKRESAAG